The Akkermansiaceae bacterium genome has a window encoding:
- a CDS encoding permease, giving the protein MSSCCCSQKKEIPPPGNPVKEKQEKPPCCGGGKKSFDWLLWGSLVFVLLGYFGHLFFAENLAGVSHQLAHFGQGVFELMNKMWWGLALGILAVGALGWVPREWVAAVLGKPGTLSGILRAMSAGLILDLCNHGILLVAMKLYERGASYGQTLAFLIASPWNSLSLTLILFALIGLKWTLVFIILSGVIAVITGLVVENMVKAGRIPANPHQVELPDGFALWPEIKSTIRKSRINHTLLGNMLKAGLSESTMILRWIFFGTVLAAMIRAFVPADVFGDWFGPTWIGVLLTLVAATIIEVCSEGSSPIAADLVTRAAAPGNGFAFLMAGAATDYTEIMALKETTRSWKMALVLPLISLPQVVVVAWAINAWAG; this is encoded by the coding sequence ATGTCATCCTGCTGTTGTTCCCAGAAAAAAGAAATTCCACCTCCCGGGAACCCGGTCAAGGAGAAGCAGGAGAAGCCGCCGTGTTGTGGTGGTGGGAAAAAGAGCTTTGACTGGTTACTTTGGGGTTCGCTGGTATTTGTGTTACTGGGTTATTTTGGGCATTTGTTTTTTGCGGAAAACCTGGCCGGTGTTTCGCATCAGCTCGCCCACTTCGGCCAGGGGGTCTTTGAGCTGATGAATAAAATGTGGTGGGGGCTTGCCTTGGGGATATTAGCCGTCGGTGCCCTTGGCTGGGTTCCCCGCGAGTGGGTCGCCGCGGTTTTGGGAAAACCGGGAACGCTCTCAGGTATCCTCCGTGCGATGTCGGCCGGACTGATCCTGGACCTCTGTAACCACGGCATCCTGCTGGTTGCGATGAAGCTCTATGAACGTGGCGCGTCGTACGGACAAACCCTCGCCTTTCTCATCGCCAGCCCGTGGAACTCGCTTTCGCTGACCCTGATTCTCTTTGCCCTGATCGGACTGAAATGGACCCTGGTCTTTATCATCCTGTCGGGGGTGATCGCGGTCATTACCGGTTTGGTGGTCGAGAACATGGTCAAGGCAGGGCGCATCCCGGCAAACCCGCACCAAGTGGAGCTTCCCGATGGCTTTGCTCTCTGGCCTGAAATAAAATCAACCATCCGGAAGTCGCGCATCAACCACACCCTGCTCGGCAACATGCTCAAAGCCGGGCTCAGTGAATCCACCATGATCCTGCGCTGGATCTTTTTTGGCACCGTGCTGGCGGCGATGATCCGGGCTTTCGTTCCAGCGGATGTTTTCGGCGATTGGTTCGGCCCCACCTGGATTGGCGTATTGCTGACCCTGGTGGCCGCCACGATCATTGAAGTCTGCTCGGAAGGGTCCAGCCCGATCGCGGCCGACCTGGTTACCAGGGCCGCCGCGCCGGGTAATGGTTTTGCTTTCCTGATGGCAGGCGCCGCCACCGATTACACGGAGATCATGGCACTCAAGGAAACCACGCGCTCGTGGAAAATGGCCTTGGTGCTGCCACTGATCAGCCTGCCCCAGGTGGTGGTGGTCGCGTGGGCCATCAACGCCTGGGCAGGTTGA
- the rdgB gene encoding RdgB/HAM1 family non-canonical purine NTP pyrophosphatase encodes MQKLLVATGNSHKTGEIRAMLGDGYQVSDLKSHPGLPAVEETGTTFLENATLKAVQISAQVPGLVLSDDSGLEVDALGGDPGVYSSRYAGEDGNDSANNARLLRELDDKGDRTARFRCVMVLAENGKVLAHFEGSVEGRIIDALRGQGGFGYDPLFVPDGYDQTFAELGEDIKNGLSHRARAMEKVVAWLAS; translated from the coding sequence ATGCAAAAACTACTCGTCGCCACAGGCAACAGTCACAAAACCGGGGAAATCCGTGCCATGCTTGGCGATGGATACCAGGTGTCCGACTTGAAATCCCACCCCGGGCTGCCGGCCGTCGAGGAAACGGGCACGACCTTTCTGGAAAATGCCACCCTCAAGGCGGTGCAGATCAGCGCGCAGGTGCCGGGGCTGGTGCTCTCCGACGACTCGGGCCTGGAGGTTGATGCGCTCGGTGGCGACCCCGGGGTTTACTCCTCGCGCTACGCCGGTGAAGACGGCAATGACTCGGCGAACAATGCCAGGCTGCTCCGCGAACTCGACGACAAGGGGGACCGCACCGCCAGGTTTCGCTGCGTGATGGTGCTGGCGGAAAATGGAAAAGTGTTAGCCCATTTCGAGGGCTCCGTGGAAGGGCGGATCATTGACGCGCTGCGGGGGCAGGGGGGATTTGGTTACGATCCGCTGTTTGTACCCGATGGCTACGACCAGACCTTTGCCGAGCTTGGAGAGGATATCAAAAACGGGCTTAGCCACCGCGCCCGGGCGATGGAAAAAGTGGTGGCCTGGCTCGCGTCCTAG
- a CDS encoding DUF953 domain-containing protein, with the protein MKQLMTAAFALVTLSSAALAGSEWMTDVDAALEKAKKEKKPVMVEFTGSDWCPPCKMMHKKVFSKKAFTDAASKKYILVKIDIPRGDKELYQKNQKVLGKYKVSGVPTVILFGDDGKEFSRFSASQFPTVEAFLAQLDSALEKKEMD; encoded by the coding sequence ATGAAACAACTTATGACCGCCGCCTTCGCCCTCGTTACCCTTTCAAGTGCTGCCCTGGCCGGGAGCGAATGGATGACAGATGTCGACGCCGCCTTGGAAAAGGCCAAGAAAGAGAAAAAGCCCGTCATGGTGGAGTTCACCGGCTCCGACTGGTGCCCTCCTTGCAAAATGATGCACAAGAAGGTGTTCTCCAAAAAAGCCTTTACCGACGCTGCGTCCAAGAAATACATCCTTGTGAAAATCGACATCCCGCGTGGCGACAAGGAACTCTATCAGAAAAACCAGAAGGTTCTGGGCAAGTACAAGGTGAGTGGTGTGCCCACCGTGATTCTCTTTGGAGACGACGGTAAGGAGTTCAGCCGCTTCTCCGCATCCCAGTTCCCGACCGTTGAAGCCTTCCTTGCCCAGCTCGACAGCGCGCTGGAGAAAAAGGAAATGGACTAA
- a CDS encoding DUF58 domain-containing protein, with product MIKRPSITRRGAAMAGGTVALLIGGLLAGDGLFLILGLCSTLTIVMAWLLGKLSLRHLGVDIHLPSHVAAGVPFDLEFTLRNNRPVLDAFNIEIRLILPGQTAYSAIAPWTAAGSASRITQPTTIPGRGYEDTHHLTLSTTFPLGLFESKRQRNIRKEVTITPKPIIPVELSSHGSLHDTLPRSGTATGQTFGEPRGIRPWQAGDSARRIHWPASARSLARGHDLRVREFDPPGFHPDHCHIVFHSYATGREMLREDRFERALSLLAGSLTELQKLGIPCTLTCDFFDWQPVTTTTRMQVVDCLNTLSRIRRSSGVEAHDLENTFRAVPPGHTLMIISDMIPDSWQHLLAKHPQTLIIDIRQVRYRHKTLQQAIRL from the coding sequence ATGATCAAGCGACCATCCATCACCCGACGTGGAGCCGCCATGGCCGGAGGCACGGTGGCACTCCTGATCGGTGGGCTGCTGGCGGGCGATGGCCTGTTTCTCATCCTCGGGCTTTGCAGCACCCTGACCATCGTCATGGCCTGGTTGTTAGGGAAACTCAGCCTGCGTCATCTGGGTGTGGATATCCACCTGCCCAGCCACGTGGCGGCCGGGGTTCCCTTTGATCTCGAATTCACCCTGCGCAACAACAGGCCGGTCCTGGATGCCTTTAACATAGAAATCCGTCTCATCCTACCCGGACAGACCGCCTATTCAGCGATCGCCCCCTGGACAGCGGCCGGCTCCGCATCCCGTATCACCCAGCCGACCACGATCCCGGGTCGTGGCTACGAGGACACCCATCATCTGACTCTCTCCACCACCTTCCCCCTTGGTCTTTTCGAGAGCAAACGGCAGCGCAACATCAGAAAAGAGGTCACCATCACCCCCAAGCCGATCATCCCTGTGGAACTGAGCAGCCACGGGTCCCTGCATGATACCCTGCCGCGCAGTGGGACCGCTACCGGCCAGACCTTTGGGGAACCCCGGGGAATCCGACCGTGGCAGGCGGGCGACTCTGCACGGCGTATCCATTGGCCGGCCTCGGCCCGGTCCCTGGCGCGGGGCCACGACCTGCGTGTCCGGGAGTTTGACCCGCCGGGCTTTCACCCCGACCACTGCCACATCGTTTTTCACTCCTACGCGACCGGACGTGAAATGCTCAGGGAGGACCGCTTTGAACGCGCTCTCTCCCTGTTAGCCGGCTCATTGACCGAACTTCAGAAGCTCGGCATCCCATGCACACTGACCTGTGATTTTTTTGATTGGCAACCGGTCACCACGACGACACGCATGCAAGTGGTCGACTGCCTCAACACCCTATCCAGAATACGCCGCAGCAGTGGTGTGGAAGCCCATGATCTGGAAAACACGTTTCGCGCAGTCCCTCCCGGCCACACCCTGATGATCATTTCCGATATGATCCCCGATTCCTGGCAGCATCTGTTAGCCAAACACCCGCAAACCCTCATCATCGACATACGCCAGGTTCGTTACCGACACAAAACCCTGCAACAAGCCATACGGCTTTAA
- a CDS encoding transglutaminase domain-containing protein, with product MRSLTLIIAVAGAYALLRGWQGCPSILMRACLAVATLVAGLAFWGIRKDASQPRMLSLRKATWLDYLSLGAAVVFTEACFVVLTSTLAAPAQELVAGFREVIADPAKLGNGDDGDGPGGGDGDVQFDGERSGDWKFSKRMDRNLPPNSNHKPSNKPEVFLELENQEDATALFNSRIHLRSFAFSRFNGVSWSARRKSETLLKDPIVFPRPPGVADKQGIRYRIYHAVSRSGQNLFTSLHGTHSTDLAELTELAESIHLLPEVTAAEDGYTYTATSHSIHFTDLINEPIHAAPGSPDELDLPPEFADPIKKTAEAFIYQPTLSSQLVALRNFLQDNYTYSLETTNATGANPLENFLYLEKRGYCEHFATAAAMLCRTLGVPSRIAYGWSGGRLYKEQNMFVFRAKDAHAWTEIKLDGYGWVVFDTTPADNAATPEAHAAPDGEEAPDPAETIMEQQHALENEPRSPLSLDISPWALATGLVTAAICCAIFLVTRALHRPPTAPDGRPLRHSPPGYLVHFKQACVALGYPMPIGRTLRQQLDLLQHKHASPGFAQSLLDYHYGRLYADHAPDPATERQLDQAIRKWKNAAMAKTKSSPGENGSLSRI from the coding sequence ATGCGTAGCCTTACCCTGATCATCGCCGTCGCCGGTGCCTATGCCCTCCTGAGAGGATGGCAGGGCTGCCCGTCGATACTGATGCGGGCCTGCCTCGCTGTCGCAACCCTGGTCGCCGGCCTTGCCTTCTGGGGTATCCGTAAAGACGCATCACAGCCAAGGATGCTCAGCCTACGCAAGGCCACCTGGCTGGATTACCTGTCGCTCGGCGCCGCGGTGGTTTTCACCGAAGCCTGTTTTGTCGTGCTGACCAGCACCCTGGCGGCTCCCGCCCAGGAACTGGTCGCCGGTTTCCGGGAGGTCATCGCCGATCCCGCCAAACTTGGCAATGGTGACGATGGTGATGGCCCGGGCGGGGGCGACGGCGATGTGCAGTTCGACGGCGAGCGCTCGGGCGACTGGAAATTCTCCAAACGGATGGACCGCAACCTGCCGCCTAACAGCAATCACAAACCGAGCAACAAACCCGAGGTGTTTCTCGAATTGGAGAACCAGGAGGATGCCACCGCACTATTCAACTCTCGGATTCACCTGCGGTCGTTTGCATTTTCCCGGTTTAACGGCGTTTCATGGTCGGCCCGACGGAAAAGTGAAACCCTGCTGAAGGATCCCATCGTGTTTCCCCGCCCGCCCGGGGTAGCCGACAAGCAGGGCATCAGGTATCGCATTTACCATGCGGTCAGTCGTTCAGGCCAGAACCTGTTCACCTCGCTCCATGGGACGCACAGCACGGACCTCGCGGAACTAACAGAGCTTGCCGAGTCGATCCACCTGTTACCTGAGGTCACGGCAGCTGAGGATGGTTATACCTATACGGCTACTTCTCACTCCATCCATTTTACAGACCTTATCAATGAGCCGATCCATGCAGCCCCGGGCAGCCCTGACGAGCTCGACCTGCCACCCGAGTTTGCCGACCCGATCAAAAAAACAGCGGAGGCATTTATTTACCAACCCACCCTATCGAGCCAACTCGTCGCCCTGCGAAATTTCCTCCAGGATAACTACACCTATTCGCTGGAGACCACCAATGCCACCGGCGCGAATCCTCTGGAGAATTTCCTGTATCTGGAAAAACGGGGGTACTGTGAACATTTCGCCACCGCAGCCGCCATGCTCTGTCGCACCCTGGGAGTGCCGAGCCGCATTGCCTACGGCTGGTCGGGCGGGCGGCTATACAAGGAGCAGAACATGTTTGTTTTCCGGGCCAAGGATGCCCACGCCTGGACCGAAATCAAGCTCGACGGTTACGGGTGGGTTGTGTTTGACACCACGCCAGCCGACAACGCAGCCACCCCCGAAGCCCATGCCGCGCCGGACGGTGAGGAGGCGCCCGACCCGGCCGAGACCATCATGGAGCAGCAACATGCCTTGGAAAACGAGCCGCGGTCTCCACTGAGCCTGGATATCAGCCCATGGGCACTCGCCACCGGCCTCGTGACCGCCGCTATCTGCTGTGCGATCTTTCTGGTCACCCGCGCATTACACCGACCTCCAACGGCACCGGATGGTCGGCCACTCAGGCATTCCCCCCCCGGATATTTGGTGCATTTCAAGCAAGCCTGTGTCGCGCTGGGCTATCCGATGCCCATCGGCCGGACACTGCGGCAGCAGCTTGATCTTTTACAACACAAGCATGCCTCCCCTGGATTTGCGCAGTCGCTGTTGGACTACCATTATGGCAGGCTCTATGCCGACCATGCTCCAGACCCGGCCACGGAGCGTCAGCTCGACCAGGCGATCCGAAAGTGGAAAAATGCCGCTATGGCAAAAACAAAAAGCAGCCCTGGTGAGAACGGGTCG